The DNA region AGTGGCCTTCACTGGTCCTAAAGCCTCTCAGGAAGCGGGAATTGGTATTATCCATCAGGAATTAAACCTGATTCCACAGCTGAGCATCGCTGAAAATATCTTTCTTGGGCGGGAATTTGTTAACGCTATTGGCCGTATCGACTGGAAGAAAACCTATGCGGAAGCCGATCGTCTGCTGCGTCGCTTAAATGTCGACTACAGCAGTCGCCGTCTGGTTAGTGAACTGTCTATTGGCGATCAGCAAATGGTGGAAATCGCCAAAGTGCTGAGCTTTGAGTCCAAAGTTATTATTATGGACGAACCGACAGATGCATTAACCGATACCGAAACCGCCTCGTTGTTTAATGTGATTAACGAGTTGCGGGCTCAGGGCTGCGGCATTGTTTATATTTCCCATCGTCTGAAAGAGATCTTTGAGATTTGTGATGATGTGACAGTGCTGCGCGATGGTGCTTTCATTGGCGAACGCCCGGTAGCGGATTTAGATGAAGACCGATTGATTGAAATGATGGTGGGTCGTCGTCTTGAGGATCTCTACCCTCGTCTGGATCAGCCTCGCGGTAGTTTGCGTTTACAGGTGAAAAATCTTTCCGGTAAAGGCGTCCACGATGTCAGCTTCGATCTTTATCGCAGTGAAATTCTCGGTGTTTCCGGCCTGATGGGTGCTGGTCGTACCGAATTAATGAAAATGATTTATGGTGCGCTGCCTCATAGTTCCGGCAGTGTGGTTCTTGATGGCCATGCAATAAAAATTCATAGCCCACAAGATGGCCTGAAAAATGGCATCGTCTATATTTCTGAAGATCGCAAAGGTGATGGTCTGGTGTTGGGCATGTCGGTTAAAGAGAATATGTCTCTTACCGCATTGCGCTATTTCAGCAAGCAGTGGGGGTCACTAAAGCACGCTGAAGAACAGCAGGCGGTCAGTGATTTCATTAAGTTATTCAATATCAAAACACCATCGATGATGCAGACTATTGGCCTGCTGTCCGGTGGTAATCAACAAAAAATTGCTATTGCCCGTGGCCTGATGACACGTCCAAACGTTCTGATTCTGGATGAGCCAACGCGCGGTGTGGATGTTGGTGCTAAGAAAGAGATCTATCAACTTATTAACCAGTTCAAACGCGAAGGATTAAGCATCATCTTAATCTCTTCTGAAATGCCGGAAGTTATTGGCATGAGCGATCGTATTCTGGTTATGCATGAAGGCCGTATCAGCGGCGAATTCCCTATTGAACAGGCAACACAAGAAGTACTGATGGCGGCGGCGGTCGGCAAACAGTACGGTGTTACGCAGGAGTAAGACACAGTGAATACCTCAAAAACACCTTCAACCAGTCGCTTCAATAAGGAGTGGTTGCTTGAGCAGAAATCGCTGATTGCTTTGATCGTTTTGATCATTGTGGTTTCGTTTCTTAGCCCTAACTTCTTTACTATCGATAACCTGTTCAATATTTTGCAACAGACTTCGGTAAACGCCATTATTGCCGTGGGTATGACGCTGGTAATCTTAACCTCAGGCATT from Limnobaculum xujianqingii includes:
- the rbsA gene encoding ribose ABC transporter ATP-binding protein RbsA produces the protein MQPLLKLNGIDKSFPGVKALSGASLSVYPGKVMALLGENGAGKSTLMKVLTGIYTKDAGTIEYLGKEVAFTGPKASQEAGIGIIHQELNLIPQLSIAENIFLGREFVNAIGRIDWKKTYAEADRLLRRLNVDYSSRRLVSELSIGDQQMVEIAKVLSFESKVIIMDEPTDALTDTETASLFNVINELRAQGCGIVYISHRLKEIFEICDDVTVLRDGAFIGERPVADLDEDRLIEMMVGRRLEDLYPRLDQPRGSLRLQVKNLSGKGVHDVSFDLYRSEILGVSGLMGAGRTELMKMIYGALPHSSGSVVLDGHAIKIHSPQDGLKNGIVYISEDRKGDGLVLGMSVKENMSLTALRYFSKQWGSLKHAEEQQAVSDFIKLFNIKTPSMMQTIGLLSGGNQQKIAIARGLMTRPNVLILDEPTRGVDVGAKKEIYQLINQFKREGLSIILISSEMPEVIGMSDRILVMHEGRISGEFPIEQATQEVLMAAAVGKQYGVTQE